A window of the Euzebya pacifica genome harbors these coding sequences:
- a CDS encoding cell wall-binding repeat-containing protein → MRSTAAMTIVWVVAALLAVPASAQENGPVVAEPVDGEVVLEDGTTMTLPGVFVLPEAADTPLAVSLAISRLAFERADTVIIARDDVFVDSLAAGVLQGREAPLLLVPSDGPVPLSVLNRIAALGATTAVLLGGEAALGVDVANSLADAGLTVRRVSGADRTATAVAVANEADTGSTTAILARAFPADPDNPTQAWADSVAAGAWAAGSGHPILITATDTLSGATRDELADGGYERVVAVGGTAAISDDVLAEVGALGLEVQRIAGDSRFETAIEIAEAWDAEVGAVGPAVLATAEAADDWATGLPLASLTAIRDARIVLVPSQGPLPDRVAERFRPQQRQLIPPSTVGGGPGAGGAVAGLIAGTLLLRILLGGGPQAESGALASFAMLDADGALTDRLDRGGHVGFIVSDRLLVDDPYIDLTTSSADGERFDCSDEAARRETERGEFYGLSLARSHTAECVSVQDGEMVVTYDDEESEVVFSHTVILGDGPPPGVLIASGTVADGHTSVYAFSETTDTVAAPPVERVVPASVWRIDSTPLHHVLLATDDRGDDVPALLSMPPGTGSGPVPAEALTRLWEGADGGTVTNPSVSPDGSTVAFSWSEFIDSGVEEQVATIATDGSDDGQATPVDTGNYGFLNDQAWSANGDSFVYWAGDNAQDTEDRDKRTVGFPGNGAFPLRAGGFRPALSPAGRLLDLDGLNGTGLTLMDTASAGATERTASVSDADALSAPSFDPAGELFAVVRYTGQGDDAEADLVISRLDLTEVVVIDLLDAGIEASGPFTSPEWGPDGQIAIPGVGGVGLVEVLDGGESWRIHLEPVEGDTITDVSWIPPGR, encoded by the coding sequence ATGCGCAGCACGGCAGCGATGACGATCGTGTGGGTGGTCGCCGCGTTGCTGGCGGTTCCCGCATCGGCTCAGGAGAACGGGCCGGTGGTGGCCGAACCCGTCGACGGCGAGGTCGTCCTGGAGGACGGGACCACGATGACGCTCCCTGGCGTGTTCGTGCTTCCCGAAGCGGCGGACACCCCGCTCGCGGTGTCGCTGGCCATCAGCCGGCTGGCGTTCGAGCGCGCCGACACGGTGATCATCGCGCGGGACGACGTGTTCGTGGACTCCCTCGCGGCTGGGGTGCTGCAGGGTCGCGAGGCACCGCTGCTGCTGGTGCCCTCCGACGGGCCGGTTCCCCTCTCGGTGCTCAACCGCATCGCCGCGCTGGGGGCGACCACGGCGGTGCTCCTCGGGGGCGAGGCGGCGCTCGGGGTCGACGTTGCCAACTCGCTGGCGGACGCCGGCCTGACGGTCCGGCGGGTCTCCGGTGCCGACCGGACGGCCACGGCCGTCGCGGTCGCCAACGAAGCCGACACCGGCAGCACGACCGCGATCCTCGCGCGGGCCTTCCCCGCAGATCCGGACAACCCGACGCAGGCCTGGGCCGACTCCGTCGCCGCCGGCGCGTGGGCGGCCGGCAGCGGACATCCCATCCTGATCACGGCCACCGACACCCTGTCGGGCGCGACCCGCGACGAGCTCGCCGACGGCGGCTACGAACGGGTCGTCGCAGTCGGTGGGACGGCGGCCATCAGCGACGACGTCCTGGCGGAGGTCGGTGCGCTGGGTCTGGAGGTCCAGCGGATCGCCGGTGACAGCCGGTTCGAGACCGCGATCGAGATCGCCGAGGCGTGGGACGCCGAGGTCGGCGCCGTCGGACCGGCCGTGCTGGCCACCGCCGAGGCGGCCGACGACTGGGCCACCGGCCTGCCGCTCGCGTCGTTGACCGCCATCAGGGACGCACGGATCGTGCTGGTTCCCTCGCAGGGCCCCCTCCCGGACCGGGTGGCCGAGCGCTTCCGGCCACAGCAGCGCCAGCTCATCCCTCCATCGACCGTCGGAGGAGGGCCGGGAGCGGGTGGTGCGGTCGCCGGCCTGATCGCGGGCACGTTGCTCCTCAGGATTCTGCTCGGTGGCGGGCCGCAGGCCGAGTCCGGCGCACTCGCGTCGTTCGCGATGCTCGATGCCGACGGTGCGCTGACCGATCGGCTGGATCGTGGCGGCCACGTCGGCTTCATCGTGTCCGACCGGCTGTTGGTGGATGATCCGTACATCGACCTCACGACATCCAGCGCCGACGGTGAGCGGTTCGATTGCTCCGACGAGGCGGCGAGACGGGAGACGGAACGAGGCGAGTTCTACGGACTGTCCCTGGCGCGGAGCCACACCGCGGAATGTGTGTCCGTCCAGGACGGCGAGATGGTCGTCACGTACGACGACGAGGAGTCCGAAGTGGTCTTCAGCCACACGGTGATCCTCGGTGACGGACCACCACCGGGCGTGCTGATCGCCTCGGGCACGGTCGCCGACGGGCACACCAGCGTCTACGCGTTCTCCGAGACCACCGACACCGTCGCCGCACCGCCGGTCGAACGGGTCGTCCCGGCGTCGGTGTGGCGCATCGACTCCACGCCGCTGCATCACGTCCTCCTCGCCACCGACGACCGGGGCGACGATGTGCCAGCCCTTCTGTCCATGCCACCGGGGACGGGTTCGGGTCCCGTGCCGGCCGAGGCGCTGACGCGGCTGTGGGAGGGTGCGGACGGCGGCACGGTCACCAACCCGAGCGTGTCACCGGACGGCAGCACGGTCGCCTTCTCCTGGTCGGAGTTCATCGACTCCGGGGTGGAGGAACAGGTCGCGACCATCGCCACCGACGGCAGTGACGACGGGCAGGCCACCCCGGTCGACACCGGCAACTACGGCTTCCTCAACGACCAGGCCTGGTCGGCCAACGGTGACTCGTTCGTCTACTGGGCCGGGGACAACGCCCAGGACACGGAGGATCGCGACAAGCGAACCGTGGGCTTCCCCGGCAACGGGGCCTTTCCGCTGCGGGCAGGCGGGTTCCGTCCCGCGTTGTCCCCGGCCGGGCGACTGCTCGACCTCGACGGCCTCAACGGGACAGGGCTGACCCTGATGGACACGGCGTCCGCCGGAGCCACCGAGCGGACAGCGTCCGTGTCGGATGCCGATGCGCTCAGCGCACCCTCGTTCGACCCGGCCGGCGAGCTGTTCGCGGTCGTCCGCTACACGGGACAGGGCGACGACGCCGAGGCCGACCTGGTGATAAGCCGGTTGGACCTGACCGAGGTTGTCGTCATCGACCTGCTCGACGCCGGCATCGAGGCGTCCGGGCCCTTCACCTCACCGGAGTGGGGGCCGGACGGGCAGATCGCCATCCCCGGCGTCGGCGGCGTCGGGCTGGTCGAGGTCCTCGATGGCGGTGAGTCGTGGCGGATCCACCTCGAGCCGGTGGAGGGCGACACGATCACCGACGTCTCGTGGATCCCCCCGGGACGCTGA